In Sulfitobacter sp. W027, a single window of DNA contains:
- the lspA gene encoding signal peptidase II: MRVFSIAAFVAFLIDQISKYVVIHMMELARIRSIEVLPPVLNFRYGENRGINFGLGGDMSQWVLIAVALAICAGVTLWLWRSPHGCWAQLSGGLLVGGALANVADRLIYGYVLDFLNNSCCGINNPFVYNLADVFIFAGALGLILFTGEPKSAPKRRGKKGQ; encoded by the coding sequence GCATCGCGGCCTTCGTGGCCTTTCTGATCGACCAGATCAGCAAATATGTGGTCATTCACATGATGGAACTGGCACGCATCAGGTCCATCGAAGTGCTGCCCCCGGTGCTGAATTTCCGCTACGGCGAAAACCGGGGCATCAACTTTGGCCTTGGTGGCGACATGAGCCAATGGGTGCTGATTGCGGTGGCGCTGGCGATCTGCGCGGGCGTCACCCTCTGGCTCTGGCGCAGCCCTCATGGGTGTTGGGCGCAGCTCAGCGGCGGCTTGCTGGTCGGCGGGGCCTTGGCGAATGTGGCGGATCGGCTGATCTATGGTTATGTGCTAGATTTCCTGAACAACTCCTGCTGCGGGATCAACAACCCTTTCGTCTACAACCTTGCCGATGTCTTTATCTTCGCCGGTGCCTTAGGGTTGATCCTCTTTACCGGAGAGCCGAAAAGCGCGCCCAAGCGCCGGGGCAAAAAAGGTCAGTGA
- a CDS encoding DUF3035 domain-containing protein has protein sequence MRRIAFISLIPLALAACSNQGLRDLQPVSEGPDEFLIQPVKPLERPENLNALPTPMPGQANLTDRSAVAEGVAAFGGRLDTSTGIPAGDAALVQHTSRMGVQPGIRASLAQSDAEFRKRKGRFTQFRIVPVDRYSQAYQRQSLDAHSEAERWRNAGGRTPSYPPHDTRFR, from the coding sequence ATGCGCCGCATTGCCTTCATCAGCTTGATCCCGCTGGCCCTCGCCGCCTGCAGCAATCAGGGCCTTCGCGACTTGCAGCCTGTCTCCGAAGGGCCGGATGAATTCCTGATCCAACCGGTCAAGCCACTGGAACGCCCCGAAAATTTGAACGCTCTGCCGACCCCCATGCCGGGGCAGGCGAACCTGACGGATCGGTCAGCGGTGGCCGAAGGTGTGGCGGCGTTTGGCGGGCGGCTGGATACGTCGACAGGCATACCAGCCGGAGATGCCGCACTGGTGCAACACACGAGCCGCATGGGTGTGCAACCGGGCATTCGCGCCAGCTTGGCGCAATCTGACGCCGAATTCCGCAAGCGTAAGGGTCGCTTCACCCAGTTCCGCATCGTGCCGGTGGATCGCTACAGCCAAGCCTACCAGCGGCAATCCCTTGACGCCCATAGCGAGGCGGAGCGCTGGCGCAACGCAGGCGGGCGTACGCCGTCTTACCCGCCACACGACACACGTTTTCGCTAG
- a CDS encoding pitrilysin family protein — MIRLPMMAALVATLFTAPSAQARDNENEAVTHFTLDNGMEVVVVEDHRAPVVQQMVWYRAGSADEPKGSSGVAHFLEHLLFKATDKLESGEFSATVAANGGRDNAFTSYDYTAYFQRVAADRLGLMMEMEADRMKNIRLTPENIETERDVILEERNQRTENNPAALFSEQLNAAQYLNHRYGVPIIGWKHEMEELDLEDALSFYKLYYSPNNAILVVSGDVTPEEVRELAEATYGKIPANPELPERLRTAEPPQVAERRLIYKDARVAQPYVRRSYLAQERDSGAQEEAAALLLLSELLGGGTTSYLAEKLQFDEQIANYTGAFYKADTLDDTTFDLVVLPVPGVSLQQAEEAMDEVLVQFMETGVDPEHLKRLKAQLRADQIYARDDADRVANRYGSALAIGLTVKDVQDWPDVLQAVTAEDIMQAARTLFDKRASVTGWLMKEDAQ; from the coding sequence ATGATCCGACTGCCGATGATGGCGGCCCTGGTGGCGACGCTCTTCACAGCCCCCTCCGCGCAGGCGCGCGATAATGAGAATGAGGCGGTGACCCATTTCACCCTCGATAACGGCATGGAGGTGGTGGTCGTCGAAGACCACCGCGCCCCGGTCGTGCAGCAGATGGTCTGGTACCGTGCGGGATCGGCGGATGAACCAAAAGGGTCATCCGGGGTGGCGCATTTCCTTGAACACCTGCTGTTCAAGGCCACCGATAAGCTGGAGTCGGGCGAGTTTTCCGCCACCGTGGCCGCCAACGGCGGGCGCGACAATGCCTTCACCAGCTACGACTACACCGCCTATTTCCAGCGCGTCGCCGCTGACCGTCTCGGCCTGATGATGGAGATGGAGGCCGACCGGATGAAGAACATCCGCCTCACCCCCGAAAACATCGAAACCGAACGCGATGTGATCTTGGAAGAGCGCAACCAGCGGACCGAGAACAACCCCGCCGCCCTGTTCAGCGAACAGCTCAACGCCGCGCAATATCTCAACCATCGCTACGGCGTGCCGATCATCGGCTGGAAACATGAGATGGAGGAGTTGGACCTCGAAGATGCACTGTCGTTCTATAAACTCTACTATTCGCCCAATAATGCGATCCTCGTGGTCTCGGGCGATGTGACGCCCGAGGAAGTACGCGAATTGGCCGAAGCCACCTATGGCAAAATCCCCGCTAACCCCGAATTGCCCGAACGCCTGCGCACCGCAGAGCCACCGCAAGTCGCAGAACGCCGGTTGATCTACAAGGACGCCCGCGTGGCCCAACCCTATGTCCGCCGCTCCTACCTCGCGCAAGAGCGCGACAGCGGTGCCCAAGAGGAGGCGGCAGCGTTGCTGTTGCTAAGCGAATTGCTCGGCGGCGGCACAACTTCCTATCTGGCCGAAAAGCTGCAATTCGACGAACAGATCGCCAATTACACCGGCGCGTTCTACAAGGCCGACACGCTAGACGACACGACCTTCGACCTCGTCGTGCTGCCCGTGCCCGGGGTCAGCCTTCAGCAAGCCGAAGAGGCGATGGACGAGGTATTGGTGCAATTCATGGAAACTGGGGTGGACCCAGAACATCTTAAGCGTCTCAAAGCGCAGCTGCGTGCGGATCAAATCTATGCCCGCGACGATGCCGACCGCGTGGCGAACCGCTACGGCTCGGCCCTCGCCATCGGTCTGACCGTCAAAGACGTGCAGGACTGGCCCGATGTGCTGCAAGCCGTTACCGCCGAAGACATCATGCAGGCGGCCCGCACCCTGTTCGACAAACGCGCATCGGTCACCGGTTGGCTGATGAAGGAGGACGCGCAATGA
- a CDS encoding pitrilysin family protein, producing MRLFYALILTVVAALPARAEVDIQPVTSPGGITAWLVEEHSIPFVALEIRFRGGASLDAPGKRGAINLMTGLLEEGAGDMDARAFSRETEALATSLSFDVSDDALSVSARFLTENRDASIDLLRAALLEPRFDEDAVERVRGQVISNIQSNQKDPNEIARETFDKIAFGDHPYGSSLNGTLETVAGLTRDDLIAAHSAVLARDRIYVGAVGDITPEELGELLDTLLGDLPAEGAPMPPRAEVDIPAGTTLVDFATPQSVAIFGQPGLAQDDPDWFTATVLNHVLGGGGFESRLMTEVREKRGLTYGVYSYLAPRDLAETYLGSVSSANDRIGEAIEVIRAEWSKAAAEGITQEELEAAKTYITGAYPLRFDGNSPIANILVGMQMLGLPTDYIATRNDKVEAVTLEDVKRVAADLLDPENLHFVVVGQPEGLEASTPPQE from the coding sequence ATGAGACTGTTCTACGCCCTGATCCTGACGGTAGTTGCCGCACTCCCCGCCCGTGCCGAAGTCGACATCCAGCCCGTTACCAGCCCCGGCGGCATCACCGCTTGGTTGGTCGAGGAGCATTCGATCCCATTTGTCGCCTTGGAAATACGGTTCCGAGGCGGCGCTTCGCTGGACGCGCCCGGCAAACGCGGCGCGATCAATCTGATGACCGGCCTTCTGGAAGAGGGCGCAGGCGACATGGACGCGCGTGCCTTCAGCCGCGAGACCGAAGCGCTGGCCACAAGTCTCAGTTTTGACGTGTCGGATGACGCACTGTCCGTCTCCGCCCGTTTTCTGACCGAGAACCGTGATGCCTCCATCGATCTGCTGCGGGCCGCGCTGTTGGAGCCGCGTTTTGACGAAGACGCGGTAGAGCGGGTGCGCGGACAGGTGATCTCGAACATCCAGTCGAACCAGAAAGATCCGAATGAGATCGCCCGCGAGACCTTTGACAAGATCGCCTTTGGCGACCACCCCTACGGCAGTTCGCTGAACGGCACCTTGGAGACGGTGGCCGGGCTAACCCGCGACGATCTGATCGCGGCACATAGCGCCGTGCTGGCGCGTGACCGTATTTATGTGGGTGCGGTGGGGGACATCACGCCCGAAGAGTTGGGCGAGCTGCTCGACACCCTGCTTGGCGATCTGCCCGCCGAAGGCGCGCCGATGCCCCCACGCGCCGAAGTCGATATTCCTGCTGGCACCACGCTGGTCGATTTCGCCACACCGCAATCCGTCGCGATCTTCGGCCAGCCGGGCCTTGCCCAAGATGATCCCGATTGGTTTACCGCCACGGTCCTAAACCACGTCCTCGGCGGTGGTGGTTTCGAATCCCGCTTGATGACCGAAGTGCGCGAGAAGCGCGGTCTGACCTACGGCGTCTATTCCTACCTCGCCCCGCGCGATCTGGCTGAGACCTATCTCGGCTCCGTCAGTTCGGCCAATGACCGTATCGGCGAGGCAATCGAGGTGATCCGCGCCGAATGGTCCAAAGCCGCTGCTGAAGGCATTACCCAAGAGGAACTGGAGGCCGCCAAGACCTATATCACTGGCGCCTATCCGCTGCGTTTCGACGGCAACAGCCCGATCGCCAATATCCTCGTCGGCATGCAGATGCTCGGCCTGCCGACCGACTATATCGCCACCCGCAATGACAAGGTCGAAGCGGTCACGCTGGAGGACGTCAAGCGCGTCGCGGCAGATTTGCTGGACCCCGAAAACCTGCATTTCGTCGTCGTCGGCCAGCCAGAAGGGCTTGAGGCGTCAACCCCACCGCAGGAATGA
- a CDS encoding aldehyde dehydrogenase family protein produces MSVSEIFESMEYGPAPESAADALAWIVDQGGRFGHFIDGAFTAPGAGFDSTNPATGEVLASLTQATQGDVDSAVKAARKAQPKWEKLGGHGRARHIYALARLLQKHARLFAVLEVLDNGKPIREARDIDVPLAQRHFYYHAGMAQLMESELPDVQALGVCGQIIPWNFPLLMLAWKIAPALAMGNTVVLKPAEYTSLTALLFADICRQAGLPKGVVNIVTGDGSVGEMIVGHEDIDKIAFTGSTAVGRRIREATAGSGKALTLELGGKSPYIVFDDADLDSAVEGLVDAIWFNQGQVCCAGSRLLVHEPVADRFYAKLRTRMEKLRIGDPLDKSIDVGALVDPVQYKRVSEMVAANTAGERFVTPGAMPENGCFYPPTLITGLNPADTLMQEEIFGPVLVSTTFRTPSEAVQLANNTRYGLAATVWTENVNLALDIAPQLETGIVWVNGTNMMDAAAGFGGKRESGFGREGGWEGLASYTKPKTAQKPLKEIEAFSGEGGPEDGIDRTAKLYIGGKQARPDGGYSAPVWGKSGGLLGHVSLASRKDVRNAVEAAHAAKGWSKTTGHLRAQILYYIAENLSARGDEFAARLDAMQGTKNGRKEVDAAIDRLFTYAAWADKYDGQVHGVPIRGVALAMKEPVGVIGALCPAEAPLLGLISCMAPAIAMGNRVILSASEPFPLAATDFVQVLETSDVPAGVVNILTGPQADLADPMARHMDIDGVWSFGAAELSAVVEKGAASNIKRTWVNHGMARDWFGAEGAGREFLQAATEVKNIWVPYGE; encoded by the coding sequence ATGAGCGTGTCCGAGATTTTTGAGAGCATGGAATACGGGCCAGCCCCGGAATCGGCGGCAGATGCGCTGGCGTGGATCGTCGACCAGGGCGGGCGCTTTGGTCATTTCATTGATGGCGCTTTCACCGCGCCGGGAGCGGGTTTCGACAGCACCAACCCGGCGACGGGCGAGGTTTTGGCGAGCCTGACGCAGGCGACGCAGGGTGATGTCGATAGCGCCGTCAAGGCGGCGCGCAAGGCGCAGCCGAAGTGGGAGAAGCTGGGCGGCCATGGCCGGGCGCGGCATATCTATGCACTGGCGCGGCTGTTGCAGAAGCATGCGCGGCTGTTTGCGGTGTTGGAGGTGCTGGACAACGGTAAGCCGATCCGCGAGGCGCGTGATATTGATGTGCCCTTGGCGCAGCGACATTTCTATTATCACGCGGGCATGGCGCAGTTGATGGAGAGCGAACTGCCCGATGTGCAGGCGCTTGGGGTTTGCGGGCAGATCATTCCGTGGAACTTCCCGCTGTTAATGTTGGCGTGGAAGATCGCGCCCGCGCTGGCGATGGGCAATACCGTGGTGTTGAAGCCTGCGGAATATACCTCACTAACCGCGCTTTTGTTTGCCGATATCTGCCGACAGGCGGGGCTGCCGAAGGGTGTCGTAAATATCGTAACGGGCGATGGCAGCGTGGGCGAGATGATCGTCGGCCATGAGGATATCGACAAGATCGCCTTTACCGGCTCTACCGCCGTGGGCCGCCGCATTCGTGAGGCGACGGCAGGCTCGGGCAAGGCGTTGACTTTGGAGCTTGGGGGCAAATCGCCCTACATCGTCTTTGATGACGCCGATCTTGATAGTGCCGTTGAAGGCTTGGTCGATGCGATCTGGTTCAATCAGGGGCAGGTCTGCTGTGCAGGCTCGCGTCTGCTGGTGCATGAGCCGGTGGCTGATCGTTTCTATGCCAAGCTGCGCACGCGGATGGAGAAACTGCGCATCGGCGATCCCTTGGACAAGAGCATCGACGTCGGCGCGCTGGTGGACCCGGTGCAGTACAAGCGTGTGAGCGAGATGGTGGCGGCGAACACTGCGGGCGAGCGGTTTGTCACGCCGGGCGCGATGCCTGAGAATGGGTGTTTCTATCCGCCGACGCTGATCACCGGGCTGAACCCGGCAGATACGCTGATGCAGGAAGAGATTTTTGGCCCAGTGTTGGTCTCGACCACCTTCCGCACGCCTAGCGAGGCCGTGCAACTGGCCAATAACACGCGTTATGGTCTGGCGGCGACGGTTTGGACAGAGAATGTGAACCTCGCGCTTGATATTGCGCCGCAGTTGGAGACTGGGATCGTCTGGGTCAATGGCACCAATATGATGGACGCCGCCGCCGGCTTTGGCGGCAAGCGCGAGAGCGGCTTTGGCCGTGAGGGCGGCTGGGAAGGTTTGGCGAGCTATACCAAGCCCAAGACCGCTCAGAAGCCGTTGAAAGAGATCGAAGCCTTCAGCGGTGAAGGCGGTCCGGAGGATGGGATCGACCGCACGGCAAAGCTTTATATCGGGGGCAAGCAAGCCCGGCCCGATGGGGGGTATTCCGCACCGGTTTGGGGCAAGTCTGGTGGACTGTTAGGTCATGTGAGCCTCGCCAGCCGCAAAGATGTCCGCAACGCCGTTGAGGCGGCGCATGCGGCGAAGGGGTGGTCGAAGACCACTGGCCATCTGCGCGCGCAAATCCTGTATTATATTGCCGAAAACCTCTCAGCGCGGGGCGATGAATTCGCCGCGCGGCTGGATGCGATGCAAGGGACAAAGAATGGTCGCAAAGAGGTTGATGCCGCTATTGACCGGCTGTTCACCTATGCGGCTTGGGCCGACAAATACGACGGTCAGGTGCACGGCGTGCCGATCCGGGGCGTGGCGCTGGCGATGAAGGAACCTGTGGGCGTGATCGGGGCGCTTTGCCCGGCAGAGGCACCGCTTTTGGGCCTGATCTCTTGCATGGCCCCCGCCATCGCCATGGGCAACCGCGTGATCCTTTCGGCGAGCGAACCCTTCCCGCTGGCGGCGACCGATTTCGTGCAGGTGCTTGAGACATCCGACGTGCCTGCGGGTGTGGTGAATATCCTGACCGGGCCGCAGGCCGATCTGGCCGACCCGATGGCGCGGCATATGGACATTGATGGCGTCTGGAGCTTTGGCGCGGCGGAACTCTCGGCCGTGGTCGAAAAAGGGGCGGCGAGCAATATCAAGCGCACTTGGGTCAACCACGGCATGGCGCGCGATTGGTTCGGGGCCGAAGGCGCGGGGCGCGAATTCCTGCAAGCCGCGACCGAGGTTAAGAACATCTGGGTGCCCTACGGCGAATAA
- the deoC gene encoding deoxyribose-phosphate aldolase yields the protein MATQTTPRESTTETGATGHLPQVTERRVEPMPLDMDWLRSVQANTSAIERRAAALPARRSLKKAHQAAWLLRAVTCIDLTTLSGDDTARRVERLCAKARQPIAPDLLDALGMAPITTGAVCVYHEMIPAARRALEGTNIPIAAVSTGFPAGLSPLELRIREIEMSVEEGASEIDIVISRRHVLSGNWQALYDEMRAFREACGEAHVKAILATGELGSLRNVARASLVCMMAGADFIKTSTGKESVNATLPVSLVMIRAIREYYERTGVRVGYKPAGGISKAKDAITYLALMKEELGDLWLQPDLFRFGASSLLGDIERQLEHHVTGNYSAAYRHATS from the coding sequence ATGGCCACTCAAACGACCCCGCGCGAAAGCACGACTGAAACCGGCGCCACCGGCCATCTGCCGCAGGTGACCGAACGACGTGTCGAGCCTATGCCGCTTGATATGGACTGGCTGCGCTCGGTGCAGGCGAACACCTCGGCGATCGAACGCCGTGCCGCCGCCCTGCCCGCGCGGCGTTCGCTGAAAAAGGCGCATCAGGCCGCGTGGCTGCTCCGCGCCGTGACCTGTATCGACCTGACGACCCTCTCGGGCGATGACACTGCGCGCCGGGTTGAGCGGCTCTGCGCCAAGGCGCGCCAACCGATTGCGCCCGATCTGCTTGATGCGCTTGGTATGGCCCCGATCACCACCGGTGCGGTTTGTGTGTACCACGAGATGATCCCCGCCGCGCGGCGCGCGCTGGAAGGCACGAATATCCCCATCGCCGCCGTCTCCACCGGGTTCCCGGCGGGTCTGTCGCCTTTGGAACTGCGTATCCGCGAGATTGAGATGAGTGTGGAAGAAGGGGCCAGCGAGATCGACATCGTGATCTCGCGCCGTCATGTGCTTTCGGGCAACTGGCAGGCGCTTTACGACGAAATGCGCGCCTTCCGCGAGGCCTGTGGCGAGGCGCATGTGAAGGCGATCCTTGCGACGGGCGAATTGGGCTCACTGCGCAATGTGGCGCGTGCGTCGCTGGTCTGCATGATGGCCGGGGCCGATTTCATCAAGACCTCAACCGGCAAGGAAAGCGTCAATGCCACCCTGCCTGTCAGCCTCGTGATGATCCGCGCGATCCGTGAGTATTATGAACGCACCGGGGTGCGTGTGGGCTACAAGCCCGCGGGGGGCATCTCGAAAGCTAAGGATGCAATCACCTATTTGGCGCTGATGAAGGAAGAGCTGGGCGACCTTTGGTTGCAGCCCGACCTGTTCCGCTTTGGGGCGTCTTCGCTCTTGGGCGACATCGAGCGGCAGTTGGAGCATCATGTGACCGGCAATTATTCGGCGGCTTACCGCCACGCGACCTCCTGA
- a CDS encoding metal ABC transporter solute-binding protein, Zn/Mn family, producing the protein MKHTSDLLRPSRRTALIGGISVLALLGAAPAAFAAQKLNVVATTGMIADAARRVGGELVEVRSLMGSGVDPHSYRQTRSDIVALTRADLVLWHGLYLEAQMERFFEDLGRKRAVVAVADALPKDDLLSHPDYEGRYDPHVWMDPKTWIAVVDEVTRALTEAHPAGAKTFAQNAATYRAELEKLATYAAETVAQVPESQRVLVTAHDAFSYFGRTFGFEVIGIQGISTNSEAGLNRISSLVDELVEREIGAVFVETSVSDRNMRALVEGAAARGHEVVIGGSLYSDAMGEPGSYEGTYIGMIDHNVTTIARALGAPVDAGGMNGKLVQGS; encoded by the coding sequence ATGAAACATACATCTGACCTGCTTCGCCCTTCCCGCCGCACCGCTTTAATCGGTGGCATCAGTGTCTTGGCACTTCTCGGGGCTGCGCCAGCCGCCTTCGCAGCGCAAAAACTTAACGTTGTCGCGACAACAGGGATGATCGCCGACGCCGCTCGCCGCGTGGGGGGCGAACTGGTCGAGGTCCGCTCGCTCATGGGCTCAGGGGTCGATCCGCACAGTTACCGCCAGACGCGCAGTGACATCGTGGCGCTGACACGGGCCGATCTGGTGCTTTGGCATGGTCTTTACCTTGAGGCGCAGATGGAGCGGTTTTTCGAAGATCTGGGCCGCAAGCGGGCCGTGGTTGCCGTGGCCGATGCGCTGCCCAAGGACGATCTGCTCAGCCACCCGGACTACGAGGGGCGTTATGACCCCCACGTTTGGATGGACCCGAAAACTTGGATCGCCGTGGTCGATGAAGTCACCCGCGCCCTGACCGAGGCGCATCCCGCAGGGGCCAAGACTTTCGCCCAGAACGCAGCCACCTACCGCGCCGAGCTGGAAAAATTGGCCACCTATGCCGCCGAGACTGTGGCACAGGTGCCAGAGAGCCAGCGCGTGCTGGTCACAGCCCACGACGCATTCAGCTATTTTGGACGCACCTTTGGGTTCGAGGTGATCGGCATTCAGGGCATCTCAACCAACAGCGAGGCTGGGTTGAACCGTATCTCTTCACTGGTTGATGAATTGGTCGAGCGTGAGATTGGCGCAGTCTTTGTCGAAACCTCCGTTTCCGACCGCAACATGCGCGCGCTGGTCGAAGGCGCTGCGGCGCGGGGGCATGAGGTCGTGATCGGCGGGTCGCTCTATAGTGACGCCATGGGGGAACCCGGCAGCTATGAGGGTACTTATATCGGTATGATCGATCACAATGTCACCACCATCGCCCGCGCGCTTGGCGCGCCGGTGGATGCGGGCGGGATGAACGGCAAGCTGGTACAGGGGAGCTGA
- a CDS encoding metal ABC transporter ATP-binding protein encodes MTLELASNREAALTSRADSPLAVRGMTVSYGQKPAVFSVDMTVEPGKMTAIIGPNGAGKSTLLKAALGILTPLAGTATVFGKPVAEQRHRIAYVPQRASVDWDFPTRVVDVVLMGLYPQLGLLGRIRPVHRARATDCLARVGMEDFATRQIGQLSGGQQQRVFLARALAQEADLYLLDEPFAGVDAATEKAIIAVLKSLRDAGKTVVAVHHDLSTVAEYFDNVFLINTHRVAEGSVAEVFQANHLQDAYGGRLAGAQMDALQLS; translated from the coding sequence ATGACACTTGAACTCGCCAGCAACCGTGAGGCCGCGCTGACATCGCGTGCCGACAGCCCGCTCGCTGTGCGCGGCATGACCGTCTCATACGGACAAAAGCCTGCGGTTTTTTCAGTCGATATGACCGTCGAGCCGGGAAAGATGACCGCAATCATCGGCCCGAATGGCGCCGGCAAATCGACCTTGCTTAAGGCCGCTTTGGGCATTCTTACCCCGCTGGCTGGCACCGCCACTGTCTTTGGCAAGCCGGTGGCTGAGCAGCGTCACCGCATCGCCTATGTGCCGCAGCGTGCCAGCGTGGATTGGGATTTTCCGACCCGCGTGGTCGACGTGGTGCTGATGGGCCTTTACCCGCAGCTGGGGCTGCTGGGCCGCATCCGCCCCGTGCACCGCGCCCGCGCCACAGATTGTCTGGCGCGCGTCGGGATGGAAGATTTCGCCACCCGCCAGATCGGCCAGCTTTCCGGTGGCCAGCAGCAGCGGGTCTTTCTCGCCCGCGCCTTGGCCCAAGAGGCGGATCTCTACCTGCTGGACGAACCCTTTGCCGGGGTCGATGCCGCAACCGAGAAAGCGATCATCGCCGTGCTGAAATCTCTGCGGGATGCAGGTAAGACCGTTGTGGCCGTGCACCATGACCTGTCGACCGTGGCCGAGTATTTCGACAATGTTTTTCTGATCAATACCCACCGCGTCGCCGAAGGCAGTGTCGCGGAGGTATTCCAAGCCAACCACCTGCAAGACGCCTATGGTGGTCGCTTGGCAGGCGCGCAGATGGATGCGTTGCAACTGTCATGA
- a CDS encoding metal ABC transporter permease yields the protein MIWDALTLQLGYNATLVTLGATLLGMAAGVGGTFLFLRKRALVSDAISHATLPGVALAFMAMVAFGGDGRNLIGLLLGAALSAAAGLLLVSWLSNRTRLAEDAAIGSVLSVFFGLGIVLLTVIQTMSAGRQAGLEDFLLGSTAGMLRNDALIIAVAAALTLALVLLLRRPLTLASFDPEYGTAIGQNVPRTDLAMMGLVLAVTVVGLKIVGLILIVALLIIPPVTARFWSERTDHVVLISGALGGIAAYVGAALSAAQPNLPTGPIIVLVGFALFALSLLLAPGRGALSALLRHRRYQRRVHLRQGLLALAHGQPIYEQLTLRLLRAEGYVLPDGVATKAGRGRAAKALRDETRWQLIRRDPAYEAAAQQYDGLTPIETVLTADQIREIDSRIDMRGGVMA from the coding sequence ATGATCTGGGACGCGCTGACGCTGCAACTGGGCTATAATGCCACGCTGGTGACACTCGGGGCCACGCTTTTGGGCATGGCTGCGGGTGTTGGCGGCACCTTCCTATTCCTGCGCAAACGGGCGCTTGTCAGCGACGCGATCTCCCATGCGACGCTGCCCGGTGTGGCGCTGGCTTTCATGGCGATGGTCGCGTTCGGCGGTGACGGCCGCAACCTGATCGGCCTGCTGCTGGGCGCGGCGTTGTCTGCGGCGGCGGGGTTGCTTTTGGTCTCATGGCTCAGCAACCGCACGCGGCTGGCCGAAGACGCGGCGATTGGCTCGGTCCTCTCGGTTTTCTTTGGGCTCGGCATCGTCTTGCTGACGGTGATCCAGACCATGAGCGCCGGACGGCAAGCGGGGCTGGAGGATTTCCTTCTGGGGTCCACCGCCGGGATGCTTCGCAACGATGCGCTGATTATCGCGGTGGCAGCGGCGCTGACGCTGGCGCTTGTGCTGCTGTTGCGCCGCCCACTTACATTGGCGTCGTTCGATCCCGAATATGGCACCGCCATTGGCCAGAACGTGCCGCGCACCGATCTGGCGATGATGGGGCTGGTATTGGCCGTGACTGTGGTGGGGCTCAAGATCGTCGGGCTGATCCTGATCGTCGCGCTGCTGATCATCCCGCCCGTCACAGCCCGGTTCTGGAGCGAGCGCACCGATCACGTGGTGCTGATCTCAGGCGCACTTGGCGGTATCGCAGCCTATGTCGGTGCGGCGTTGTCGGCGGCGCAGCCGAACCTGCCAACGGGGCCGATTATTGTGCTGGTGGGCTTTGCGCTGTTTGCTCTATCGCTGTTGCTGGCGCCGGGGCGCGGGGCGCTGTCGGCTCTGCTGCGCCACCGCCGATACCAACGCCGGGTGCATCTGCGGCAGGGGCTGCTGGCGTTGGCCCATGGGCAACCGATCTACGAACAACTCACCCTACGCCTGCTACGCGCCGAGGGCTATGTGCTCCCCGACGGAGTGGCCACCAAAGCGGGCAGGGGCCGCGCGGCCAAGGCGCTGCGGGATGAGACCCGCTGGCAGCTCATCCGCCGCGATCCGGCCTATGAGGCCGCCGCCCAGCAATATGACGGTCTGACCCCGATAGAGACTGTGCTGACCGCCGACCAAATCCGCGAAATTGACAGCCGCATCGACATGCGTGGCGGGGTAATGGCATGA